The Cardiocondyla obscurior isolate alpha-2009 linkage group LG24, Cobs3.1, whole genome shotgun sequence sequence ttttattaatttttcaaaactgttattatttaaaaaattaactgtttaaaaaatcttttaacttAGCTATGCATTGCACGTCTTAATCACATCACGTTATTGCCACAACTAAGAATATGCAGCAGATTATATtgcaaaatgtttttaaagtGTAATCTTATCGTAAATGTAGTTACATAATAAATGCATACTGAAGCtgaataactttaaaaatatgtataatgtgctGAGTCACAGTTACGTTATCTACCAAGAAAAGAAATCTTAAAAGTACAGTCGTAGATAGAAAGGtgacaataattttctttgtaatgAGTAAAGGGACAcgcttttaataatagaatgCGAGCCGCTACATTCACTTATGCTCAATACATAGATATGACGCTGTATATGTATTGTGTggtatttttaaacttattttttaaaacatgttGCAATCTTTCTATCCACAACTGTACATGTCATATTTTTGCGCACATTTTAGTATAATAACAACCCGTCGCCAAGAAGTTATAGAAATTGCAGATTAAAAAGCTCCAGCACCGCGGGAGTAACATTATAATTCTGTATTTacatcgtttctttttttaatcattacttaaaattatgttcttttaaattaatattaattaaattaaatttagaattatttttaggcTACATAAAAACGCAATTATTTAACGCGGTTTGATAATCAAATGTACACCGCCTTTTGCTGCGAGAACACCACTACTCTCTTTAAAAACTATCGGGACATGAGTTCGAGGATCAagatcaaatttatatttcgacaACAGATTTACAAGTCCGACTTTCGTTTGCACGTAGCCAAATCGTGCGCCTGAAAATtgataacaaatattaataccaaatttattatatatataaattatattaataccaCATAAcagacattttttataataaaagtttttatgtattaagataaattaaatgcacTTCTTACCGATGCAGATGCGAGGACCTTCTCCGAATGGCATATAAGCGTAAGGATGTCTCTTTTTTACTGCGTCTGTGTTAAATCGCTCGGGATCAAACTTTTCTGGATCTGGATATATCAATGGATCATGATGCAATCCATATACTGGTATAGTTATTGCTGTTCCCTTCGGCAAATGAACGTTTACTATCGGTAGATAGACGTCTTTAGTACAAATGCGATTCAGTAACGGAAGAGGTGGATATTTTCGCAAAgtctctaaaataaaaaaaaaataaaatatattagaagAAAAACGTTCTACATTAAAATGTAACGATTCATTAAACGTACGCATAagtagtaaaataattttaacgtttaatgCACTTGCCATTTATTACTTTGTGAAGGTATGTCATCTCATTTATAGCGTCATAAGTCAATTCGCCATGCTTTGTCAAACTTTCGTCGATTTCCTCACGAACTTTGTCTTGTATATCGTGATGTTGAGCTAATTCGTAAAGCGCAAATGTCGCCGTCGTTGAAGAAGTCTCGAAGCCTGCTGCGAAAAAGACGTAGCTTTGCGCAGTTGCTTCAGTCATAGTAAGTTTACTTACAGTTGCTGCaaatagagaaaattatatttaatttcgttaataattttaggtaaaacatgtaaaaaaaaaattataaaaaatttaatatatattgtaaaaaatattttatatgtatattctgtaataataaaataaagtatgtGCAAGTATGTAGGTACTAACATGGCTCGTCGATTCCGTTCTTGTCACCGTCGGATTCAACGTAGCCCTTCTTCATAAGCTGAATGAGCAGATTCATAAAGTCATGTCTGACGACGTTATGCTTATCTCTGTATTCCACATTCTCTCGAAACATATTCATATAAAAGCTGCTGACTTCTCGGGGTGTcagagaaatagagaagaaCTCCAAAATTTGCGGTGCAAACATAAACAAGGCGATCCAAATggaattaatatcaaaaatcttttttcccATGCTGCGATATTCGTTATTCGGTTCTTCGATGCAGTTAGACTTAACGCCAAATGCTGTTGTCATGATCACATCTGTGGTATATCTATTAATTAGACGAACATTACATTTCATTAAACTTTAGTAGATTTTGTGGAACtaaactaaataaatatctttttacaaaGGGAGCAGTTGTAAAGTCTAAAAACTGAATAATCAATTGCTAACTATCTTACAATTAGTAATATTaagattttgtattttttttttaatccttaatttttataaattatttatctttaaattaaattaaaaatcaatttttaaaagacattAACCTtgcaaatatatcttttatatcgATAGAGTCCTTCATCTGTGCCTTTACTTCCAGATATTTTGTAAGTTCATCGCTAGATTCTTTCAAAACCGTAAACATTTGCTTAATTTTTCCTGACGTGAAAGTGGGTGTCAACTTGACACGCAAATTTCTCCATTTCTTTCCGGACAATGCAAATAAGTTGCCCATCAATGGATCAATCTGCTCGTTGCAAAACACCCCGCGGTCATGAAAAGTTGAGAATTCCTTAGTTAATACCATTTGAATAAGATTGAGATCGGCGATTATTAAATTGGGTTTATGAATTGAGTACAATCCGATCACGCGGTGACTCTTATGTTTCGAGTAGATCTCATGCAAAAATATGCCTGTAAATAAATGTCGTTCTtcaattaatcaaattttatttctttaagtaaatatcaaataattaacaacagtaatatctataaaatgaataatatgTTCGTAATAATGAAACATGaggtaattaatgaaaatacaTACCAATTTGCTTTCTTCCAATTagaagattaaatatatttccaatTGGCACAACAGGCTCAAGGTAGAAAACACCTTTGTCActccaaaaattaaaaatcgcaaatttaaaataaatatacaaaatgcTCGAGACAACGATAGCAGCCCCGATTAATTCCGCGAGCAccattgttatttaaattatagtcTTAAACAATTTGtctaaaatgtaaaagatgttataaaattataacagtaaaaaaaatttaataaaaacattaataataaaattattttacactcTTAAAATTTATGACATACTATTTGcgatacgtaattaattaatgtttagcAGTTCACAACTTGTATAAAAGGTTCTTAGACATTTAACGAGAGAACTCTTCAATGATATCTTAGTTCAACTGTATCATGTGTCTTTCTTGCAGTACTATTCTGCAATATGTAAAGTAAGTGCGTGTCTTCGTTAATATCTTATCGACTACCAAGTGGTACTTgacaaatcttttaaattgttgtttgTAGTTCGTTATTGCATAACATACTTGCGACAAtgattaattacaattatgcCGAATATGCTAAGTCACTTCTGCATTGCTAATACATAGAGAAAATAAgtctacaatttaaataattgctttACTTTGTTACGtaagattaaaatatcaaatatgaGTGACAATATTAAACACCATAATGCCCAgcattaacttaatttttttttgttttatctcaACTATTTTCTacttaaaattgatattttgaaTCTTTTTGTAACAGTATGAAAACATtactataattaaaactaaaaataattgaaattaatataactgccgataaataaattaacgaacgTTTCTGAATTATGATCGGCAAACATGTCACtgtaaaatgatatttatgtaatataatataatacgttgatgaattatatgaaattaaatgataagTAAATgtcatataatataatacataaaaaaaatacaattattgaATTACCACCTTGATCATTATCGAAATGAGTTGGAAATTTTTCCGAAGCATGTTCTATAACATAATAAGTGGAGATAATAATACCTTTGATTGTAATAGCTggtattaacaaataattacgttCAAACGACAGTTGCGGAAGACATTACGTCAAATCGAAAGACAGCAGTATACTCGCGGTCTTTTTAACGAATGGAACGTCTTCCAACGATTTAAAGATCGAAATATGGTTTTCAGAAAAGAGACTACATTGTTTTGTTCGTTTAATCCGTTTAAAGTTTTGTATAgatctttttttcgttcaGTATCGAGTCCAACGTAAGTAAGTTAGTATGCTACTTTTGTTGTTTCGACTCGACAAAATATCTTTCGCATTTGCTGTCACTTTAACATTGTAACTTACTAGTCATTGCAATTACACAACTTATTGAACGTTGACATGTATTACGAACACTTTATAGTAtcatttgatttaattacttgATGTTACATATTCTTTTTGCACTCTACTATTATGATTCATAACGtaaattttagtttattaatatattattaattttttttttatttattgtaagaCCAACGTAAACACGTGCGTGGcgagttaaaatattttatattagtttttattacttagtaattagattttatatcaaatactgttaatataaataaattttggaTGTAAAGACATTTAGCtgactttattaaatttgctaaattgtaaatgttaaaatatatgaaaaaaaaaatcagtagaataaaaattaaaaattaataaaaaatttgaatattgaGATATGTGTTGCTCAAGAAATATTCAGTGATTCACTTCGTgtctattaatttcttttaataatttgttaatttacattacagattttttttttttttttttttaatgatgtcAGAATGTATTTCTAAGATGTGGACTAAATCTCACGAAAACtgtaaaaacataaattatttacattcaGTAATAAATTGCAAGTTGCATTTTAAAGTAGcacagctaaaaaaaaatattaacatatgaCAGAAAAGCAATGAATAACAAATGCAGAGATTTCTTTTGCATTagctacataaaaaaaagcacaaaGTTCAATCAATTCATTCCACTTTTTATACAAACCATAAAAATCGCAAAATTAACATATTGTTAATtgaattttccattttaattgattgtgGAAGTAAAAAGCtgtttattcaattttaataaaaataaattaacaatatatacataagtCTTTTTCCTCCtgtaatattgttaattaatacatgcattcaatattttttattaatagtaataaaaatttgtaaaaaaaaaaaaaaagacaaggtAATCGATCAAAATTTCCTTTTAAAAACTTGTCGCGGCGacttttgtttaataagaTGATAATTCATGATAATTTTGTATCGTATATTGTCGTATTAGCACGGTAATTTTATCGTGGTTCAATATGAAGATGTACACCACCTTTCGCTGCAAGACCTaaagatttttcattaaaactgAGCGGGTACGGAGTCTGAGGGTGAGGTTTAAACTTATATTTCGAAAGAAGATTCACGAGTCCAACTTTTGTTTGTATATAACCAAATCGCATACCTAACAACaaacaatattaacaataaagtacaattttttaaataaaatattatgaaatttaCCTGTCAGATtttatgcataaaaaaaatgtttttaagtacttcttttttttttttttaatttaaacgtaaatTTCAGATATGTAGAAAAGCAAAAACATAATAgctgataaattataattaataatatacaaatagtttatataaaatattgtacataatatttatatagataatTACCAATGCAATTTCGAGGACCTTCTCCAAACGGTAAAAAGGTATAAGAATGTCTTATTGCTATCTCGTCTGCATTGAATCGTTCAGGATCAAATTTTTCTGGGTCTGGATAAATTGATGGATCTCGATGAAGTCCAAAAATCGGCATAAAGATTAGAGTCCCCTTTGGAACAATAATTTCTGTTGTCTCTAAGTTAATTTCTTGAGTACAAATACGTACTAAAAATGGAATAGGTGGATATTTCCTCATAGTCTctgaaatttgtaaaaaaaaagtaataaatcttttttttttattataaacattttgtTTAATCTTACATacacttaataaattaataaaaaaaatttttgtttttaatacttgCCATTTACTACTTTGTGAAGATATTTCATTTCATTCACGGTGTCGTAACTTAATTCACCATACGTTTTTAGCACTTCATCGATTTCATTGCGAAGTTTATCCTGTACATCTTCATGATGAGCTAATTCATATAAAGCAAATGTCGCCGTTGCCGAAGAAGTTTCGAAGCCtgctaggaaaaaaaaaaaactttgcgcAGCAGCTTCAGTCATAGTAAGTTTATCAGTAGTTGCTgcaagcaaataaaataagttatttcggcaattaaaataaaatcttaactGTTTagtttatatgtatgtatagaGATATATTAACATGTTATGTTGTTGTTCTTTCCGTTATCGTCTTCATCCAAATGGTCCTTTTCCATTAGCTGCATAAGTATATTCATAAAATCATGTCTTAACAGTTTATGGGTTTTCCTGTACTTTACAGTTTCTtcaaacatatttaaataaaaattgctgaCACGCTGGTCTAAGatagaaatggaaaaaaagtcCATAATCTTTGGCATAACTGTAAACAGTACGtaccaaataattttaatttttaaaatatttttgccctGAGTTTGATGCTCAGAATTGGAATTCTCAATACAGTTGGATCTGATTCCAAAAGCAGACGACATTATTACGTCCGTTGTATATctattgattaaattaatatattatttctaataagtcatataaaatttgatataaaaaagaattataattatacctTGTAAATATGTCTTTGATCTCGACAGAGTCTCTTATTTGTGCTTTACTTTCCAAATACTTTGCTAGATCATCACTACATTCTTTTAGTATCAAAAacattcgttttatttttcccgaAGTAAAAGCGGGAGTTAATTTAACACGCATTTTTCGCCATTTCGATCCTGACATCGTAagcaaattgtaaaataacgGGTTAGTTTTACCATTGAACGTCAGTCCACGATTATGAAAGCTGTcgaaattttttgttaatactGTACGAATAATATCGGGATCACTGATTAACAAACTTGgcttcataaataaatataatccaATAACACGGTGCTGTTTGTATCTTACGTAAAGATTTTGCAAAAACAGACctgttaaaacatttttctcttaattaattctgGCATTTGAAATCgtatagtaataattaaggAAAATGTTATCTgcacaataataatttattgtacttATTAATTTGCTAAAGATTCTTACCAAAATGCTGTTTTCCAGTTACAATTGGTATCGGTAGAGTACCTAAAGGTACTACTGGATTTTCAATACAAAGCACACCTTTTTTACGCCAAATATTGAATacaacatatttataataaatgtaaacaaTGCTTAAAAGAGCAATGAGTACCGCTAGTAATAGTGTATATATCATCGTAAAtctgaaagagaaatataactttttaaaataaaataaccaCAGTTTGTCGCGTCACTTTTCTCCTCGCGGAGGAAAGTCGCGATGAAAAGGGCGCGGACTAGATCTAACAATAAGATCTACGGTCCACGCTCTGCCGTGACACGAGGGCTAACGGGGAAGAGGGATCTAAGATCCTCGCCGTGCCGAATTCTTTACACGAAGCGCGACCAAATGTCTCAagtaaatgcaaaaatttaatgGCCGTTTCGCGCGAGGAATAGCGCCCGAACGAAAAAAAGCGGGCAGAATTCGTTGACATTCAGAGAAACGGTACCAAAAAGATAAAGGCGAAAAttcgataacaaaaaaaagccgTGAGTTATCGCAAAGCGTTAACgcatgtaattttattttgaaggCTGATCAAGGTTCTTCTCAGTTTACGAACCGTCCCTGACTATTTTAGTGTTGGCCACGCACCTGACGAATACGTGACGCGTCCACGTGTAACAAAATAAcatgaataatttttccgcgGAATGTTGCCTGGATGTCCTTTCGAAACGCTTATAcctacgattttttttaaactttgtaTACTTTCGTATCATGACGCGCTgattacgaaaataataatcatatttaCCGCAAATTTTTTCCCTCATTGATAAAATACAactcaaattaaataaattataatttatatctttataattaacgttattcAATAATACTGTTACAAACTGAGAACTGAAACGTCTGCCCGCAGAAtgaaaaacaatttacaaCATGACCTTTAACTAATATTGCGTATGTTAACATACATGTCGACCTAGGTTCGCTCCGAGGCAATGAAAAAGAAGGTGAAATGatgaaattcaaaataaataattaaaaataataattttatgattttttataattttcataaaatatattccataattcataaaataaattccataaaaataaatttgaggtaaatataattattattttcgtaattaacgCGTTATAATACGTAAGTATAcgaagtttaaaaaaaatcgaaggtATCGGTTTTTCGGAAATACAGCCTGTTGCCTGTCGTTATCGATCTCACGGGCTCTAAATCCCGATCTCGGCCGCTGTCCAAGGGCTCTCAGTGAAAGCGCGGACGACGAATCTTCTATGGGCGCGACAAACAACGCAAACGTCTTAACTTATGTTGGGTCCCCGCGAGGTTCGACCCGCTGAATTCGAACGCCCGTCGAAAGCCACTCGCTAATTGTTGCTCGCTCACCCCGTGGCAAGTTACACCAAAATTTACCGGGCCCGAGTGCCCGCTTAACGTGATCGGGTATCGTCCGAACACGAAGCCGCCTTTCCGAGAAACGGAAGGCtgtagaaagaaaagaatgccATAGAACGAGTGGAAAACCTCACCGAAACTTGTCTGCCGAAACCTTTTCGATGtcctcgctttctctctctcgtcgtgGTTCTCGTTCCGTTCTCTATCTCGCTCACGAATAATCGCTCACCGTTAAAGTCGTCCGCTCTAACCGCTCACTGACATCCAAGAGAGCGAAAACCGCGTCAAATTTTGGTAGAAGACCCAGTTTATCCCCACCCACAAAGatttcacgatttttttgTGCAATTTTATCGTGGCTAAATCCCGTCGACGTGTCTGTTCGTGCAGTTTTCCGGTTTTGATCGCTTTCGGTGCTCTCGGGCCGGGTGGTCTCCCATCCCGGGCACTTCCCCGCGCAGTCATTATCTCGGGGAGTTCTTCTCCCGGCGCCtcctctcgttttctcgtcCGCGTTTTCGGTTCTCACGTTCTCTGCCTTGTCGGAAATACCCCACATGACTTAACGATATACGAAAGtaacaaaagaaagaattcTCGACAATTAACCCTTTAATTGCTTTGGACGAGAATCCTCGTCGGGCGCGTTTTGGGCCCATGATGTTCCTGACGAGTATATTCGCAAAGCAATTTTACCTTatcaaatcgaaaaaaaaggtGCGCAGTGGGGAGTAGATATTACAATAGAGGCGGGCGCACTGCCCGACCGGTCCCGTCGGCTCGGCCCGAGCAGTTAAAAGGTTAAACGACGATTTATACACAAAAAAGGGATTCCCGGAGATTCCCGCGATCCTCCCGCTCCCCTACCTACGGATGACGAAGCAGCGAAGATCGTCACGTcacgaattataattttatctaactGAAGATTATGGCAAagatttttttgtcaatttaaGATGCACAATGTTAAGAACGTTATGTTTTTATTCACTGAAAGTActccaattaaattattaattttacgttgaaatattaaatttattttattcatttatttgttatatttctgcatttttaatgaaaattacgacactaattattttgttaaaatttaaaactttaacaATCTATTACACTAACTTGTTAACTACTTTCATAATAAAACTATACTTCTAATATTTTCTGGTTATATAGTGTCTGCTgtgattttatttgcatatttctCATGTAAACATGTTTGTCTTTATgtatgatataaaattattttttaacaaaaaaaattatttatatatatttaatcttaaaaaaatatttatgtttttactttttctgaTATAATGAttcagtaaaattaataattaatctaagtaattttagtaaataaaaatgaaacaacTTTAACATtatgcatattaaattaacaaaaaacttTAGCTATAATCTTTATTTAGATGAAGTTATAGTGtacagtttttattaaaaaatatgttggAATTTTCCATTGCTGATTCAATTAGTAACTTACATTTATGGTACACtaaaacaaaccatgcgcacgcttcgcgtgcgctatttttcagAAGATCCcaattacaaataaaactgAGAGAACCAATTaacgtcggttttaagcgACAACAATCAATTCAATTTTCAACTAATTCAGGCGtgacaccaattttttttaataggattTGACGGTACTACGTTCTTGTGGAACTGATAACAAACAACTAAGAATTACTACTAACTGCAACTGGAACTCAagatttttattgataaagtctaaacaaaaaaattaaataaatcaataaatttacataatttaattaaaaaaaaaattttttttgattcAACGCGTATCACTTAACCTTTTTATTAAgctataatatatttgtgttGTGTGCATACTTAACAATctcgaaatatataaattcagTTTTAAGTCAATTTTCAGACAAACATACTTGAGTCACATTCTAATATAtcggtttattttttatatgattttacatataaaattatttttatcaatccTTCATCCGAAGTTGAGTTATTTTCAACGTGGTCGTCGTCTTTAATTTGTTATTGAAGTGTTAAATGTtctttcatttaaataaactaaCTTGGGCAAAATTTCACGTTATCAACTGAAGgcgttaactttttttatctaaacCAAAAGATGGCGTTAgcattaaagtttaattttattatatgaataagcgacaagaaaaaaaacaatgtaatCATTCTTAATATACTTATACATACATCAAAAAATAATCCTCTTTGTTTGCCTAAGTGATtagacaaatataaattatgtttaaaaaaaaagaaaaaaaagtagtcaGATGGATTTGCAAAAGATTAACTTCTAGTATGAACAGAATAAAACTTTCCAAATCTTTCTATTCTTTACGAgttaaatgatatttcaatgtattgtaataactaaaaaagtttctttccTAACGATTATGTTAACCGTTGAATATAAATCACTGCTTCGGAAACTATTATTACAGGCAGCTATACCTATattcgtatacatatatccgcATCCAAAACAATTGACTCAATACGATACATACAATCAATAGCCGCGAAAGTTAGTTACAAAAGGTAACGGATAACTATAGATACATACCGAATATATTGGTATAttagaaaatctttttaattaaaaaaaaaaaacggtaaagagaaaaatattgttttatagaaataaaattatattcggtGTAACAAACTATAATTTTGGGCtctaaaattgaaaattgaaagttgagtaaaaagtaaattaaatttatttttattattttatttgttaccgAATCCAGGAAGAGGTATACgccataaaatttaattcttgaaTGTTTTAGCGCTATTATAAGAGATTACATTAACCTTCTTTTAGTGAATATATATACTCCATCCATTTCTGGCTCATATCTGTTATATGTCAAAtaatcgtttattttatctctcgcTTTTGATCGACTAAAACATATTACAAAATGTGTAATACTCCACATGTAGtgcaaaaaagaataaataaattcatgtATATTAAGCTTTGCAACGTGCACATTACAAGAAGATCAAATTCACGAAACTGATGCAagcgattttaatttgttttaaaagcgGAATCATATTCAAATTgacatactttttttaattaacaaaagctgcataagaaatttaatatacacatatattttacattgtaCGCAACGTGTGCATTATTTACCGATTTCACCAtggtttcaaaaatttcttatttgttttaaaCCAACGCGTAACTCCAAAGTATTCAATAAATTCGAAATAGACGCATAAAAAGCCAATATGTGTTATAAGGGGTTcttaaagaagaagaagagggaACAGAATCGTTCTgtcttataaaatttgaaaaactaACTGGTCCAGAGAAGACTCATATTTTTTTGTGCTATCTAATTATTGCATTGTTTAATACGTtcttatatgtattttttttttccttgtgtAAACATCCCTATTTCGGAACAGCGACGTGCGTAACAGATGGCGCCGCGAATTTTCCCCCGTCGTTCACGCGTATCTAGCCCCATCCATTCCTGGTCGCGCCGCACTGTCGTCCACCGGGATCCTCAGTACAAAACCACCCCCGGAGCTAGCGGTAGTTTATTGCCGACTAGTGGGCGATGATACGCGGGACACATCTCGCGATACGGTCGATACGCTATCAACGATTGTGTCAACGCCGAGagtgcaactttttttttaatcaacgagGAAGCTGTCCTCGCAACGAAAGAAATTCGTCAAAGTACGCGTTAACTTGTTGAGTTTTTTGATTTCGTTTTgccgcggttttttttttacgcgtcgcTCTTCGGTGATCGGCGATAAGGAAAAAGCACGTGgggtagattttttttttgaaaattaagcGCGCGTTGTTTAAAATGACAGCAGTGTACGGAAAAGCAGTTTGTTCCGTCGGAGACAGTGGACGAGATGTAAGTACGAACTTGAGTTCGTCAATTGAACAATTGATTTGGCGGTAAGAGGCGAGGATATAAAACGAGACACGTCATATGTTATCTACTGTTTAGAGACACGATTGTCGTAATTTTTCACTTCTGTGGTACTCGTTTTAAGTATCCAGTGCAGTGCAATTGTGACCTGTAGAACGTCGGATGCTTGATGTAGAGTCGCGACGATCCTTCAACGTGCGCCAACATATGGAAGTGAAGACGCAAGGCGATCAAAGATTGTTTTAAATCGGCTAACGATATCGATTGTCAAACGTTTATTTCTAACAAATTAAATGACATTTGTTTAACTCAAAGCTAAATGTAACGTCAAAAATGTTATACGCCGGCCACCGTTATTTTATTCGACCGTGGGGTTTATTTGAAGAAGCCGACCGCTGCACTCGCGGACAAAAGTGAATAACGCGATTTGCGCGAACTCCAGCTCCCTTAGCTTGAAACGTGCGTCGGCAAATAAATAATGGAAAGTTTACGACCTAAGTTACACATTAAGAGATCCATCATTGCATTTCCGCACTGATTCGCTGCTCGATCAAAGTTTGCAGCGATGTTCTCCAATTTGACGTTCGATAAAACGTCAACAGTCGCGCACAGCTTATGACACCTCGTACGCAGTTAAATGGATaagtgaaattattattacaattatcgttgcagacatttttttttcttttttccgtaCTCTCAACGATTTGAGAGAAGAATGAAAAACCGAAACAAAATATCGTATCACGATatgttaacaaataaaatatattaattttttatat is a genomic window containing:
- the LOC139111647 gene encoding probable cytochrome P450 6a23 isoform X2, with protein sequence MLFCYTWTRHVFVRFTMIYTLLLAVLIALLSIVYIYYKYVVFNIWRKKGVLCIENPVVPLGTLPIPIVTGKQHFGLFLQNLYVRYKQHRVIGLYLFMKPSLLISDPDIIRTVLTKNFDSFHNRGLTFNGKTNPLFYNLLTMSGSKWRKMRVKLTPAFTSGKIKRMFLILKECSDDLAKYLESKAQIRDSVEIKDIFTRYTTDVIMSSAFGIRSNCIENSNSEHQTQGKNILKIKIIWYVLFTVMPKIMDFFSISILDQRVSNFYLNMFEETVKYRKTHKLLRHDFMNILMQLMEKDHLDEDDNGKNNNITSTTDKLTMTEAAAQSFFFFLAGFETSSATATFALYELAHHEDVQDKLRNEIDEVLKTYGELSYDTVNEMKYLHKVVNETMRKYPPIPFLVRICTQEINLETTEIIVPKGTLIFMPIFGLHRDPSIYPDPEKFDPERFNADEIAIRHSYTFLPFGEGPRNCIGMRFGYIQTKVGLVNLLSKYKFKPHPQTPYPLSFNEKSLGLAAKGGVHLHIEPR
- the LOC139111650 gene encoding probable cytochrome P450 6a14, whose product is MVLAELIGAAIVVSSILYIYFKFAIFNFWSDKGVFYLEPVVPIGNIFNLLIGRKQIGIFLHEIYSKHKSHRVIGLYSIHKPNLIIADLNLIQMVLTKEFSTFHDRGVFCNEQIDPLMGNLFALSGKKWRNLRVKLTPTFTSGKIKQMFTVLKESSDELTKYLEVKAQMKDSIDIKDIFARYTTDVIMTTAFGVKSNCIEEPNNEYRSMGKKIFDINSIWIALFMFAPQILEFFSISLTPREVSSFYMNMFRENVEYRDKHNVVRHDFMNLLIQLMKKGYVESDGDKNGIDEPSTVSKLTMTEATAQSYVFFAAGFETSSTTATFALYELAQHHDIQDKVREEIDESLTKHGELTYDAINEMTYLHKVINETLRKYPPLPLLNRICTKDVYLPIVNVHLPKGTAITIPVYGLHHDPLIYPDPEKFDPERFNTDAVKKRHPYAYMPFGEGPRICIATVSKLTMLEAAAQSYVFFAAGFETSSTTATFALYELAQHHDVQDKVRKEIDEILTKHGELTYDAINEMTYLHKVINETLRKYPPLPILNRICTKDVYLPIVNVHLPKGTAITIPILGIHRDPSIYPDPDKFNPERFNADVVAERDPYAFLPFGEGPRVCIGARFGYIQTKVGLVNLLLKYKFKLHPRTSVPIVFKEESLILAAKDNVHLIIEPR
- the LOC139111647 gene encoding probable cytochrome P450 6a23 isoform X1, whose translation is MREKICGKYDYYFRNQRVMIRKYTKFKKNRRYKRFERTSRQHSAEKLFMLFCYTWTRHVFVRFTMIYTLLLAVLIALLSIVYIYYKYVVFNIWRKKGVLCIENPVVPLGTLPIPIVTGKQHFGLFLQNLYVRYKQHRVIGLYLFMKPSLLISDPDIIRTVLTKNFDSFHNRGLTFNGKTNPLFYNLLTMSGSKWRKMRVKLTPAFTSGKIKRMFLILKECSDDLAKYLESKAQIRDSVEIKDIFTRYTTDVIMSSAFGIRSNCIENSNSEHQTQGKNILKIKIIWYVLFTVMPKIMDFFSISILDQRVSNFYLNMFEETVKYRKTHKLLRHDFMNILMQLMEKDHLDEDDNGKNNNITSTTDKLTMTEAAAQSFFFFLAGFETSSATATFALYELAHHEDVQDKLRNEIDEVLKTYGELSYDTVNEMKYLHKVVNETMRKYPPIPFLVRICTQEINLETTEIIVPKGTLIFMPIFGLHRDPSIYPDPEKFDPERFNADEIAIRHSYTFLPFGEGPRNCIGMRFGYIQTKVGLVNLLSKYKFKPHPQTPYPLSFNEKSLGLAAKGGVHLHIEPR
- the LOC139111647 gene encoding probable cytochrome P450 6a23 isoform X3 — translated: MIYTLLLAVLIALLSIVYIYYKYVVFNIWRKKGVLCIENPVVPLGTLPIPIVTGKQHFGLFLQNLYVRYKQHRVIGLYLFMKPSLLISDPDIIRTVLTKNFDSFHNRGLTFNGKTNPLFYNLLTMSGSKWRKMRVKLTPAFTSGKIKRMFLILKECSDDLAKYLESKAQIRDSVEIKDIFTRYTTDVIMSSAFGIRSNCIENSNSEHQTQGKNILKIKIIWYVLFTVMPKIMDFFSISILDQRVSNFYLNMFEETVKYRKTHKLLRHDFMNILMQLMEKDHLDEDDNGKNNNITSTTDKLTMTEAAAQSFFFFLAGFETSSATATFALYELAHHEDVQDKLRNEIDEVLKTYGELSYDTVNEMKYLHKVVNETMRKYPPIPFLVRICTQEINLETTEIIVPKGTLIFMPIFGLHRDPSIYPDPEKFDPERFNADEIAIRHSYTFLPFGEGPRNCIGMRFGYIQTKVGLVNLLSKYKFKPHPQTPYPLSFNEKSLGLAAKGGVHLHIEPR